The DNA region TTACCTTCATATAGAACACTCCTCCCTCGGGCTTGTTTGGCTTACTCTTTGCTTGATtgatgtgatttattttttttcttgtttcgaGTTAATATTATGttgaagaatataaatatatagtcgGTTATAAAACAATTTAGAGTAGTAGTGTCTTGTGGTAAACAAGCCGCAGTGCAGTTATTGTTATTTTACTTGTGTCCTGCAGTGGTCACACCCCTGAGGAATAAGCTGAACGCTAACATGCATTTATGGTAAGGAGATTGTAATTACTGGCTTCTTTGTCCTACATGCAGCCTGCTGCACAGAGAAGGGACAAAATCTGCAAACCAGTACTGAGCATTTAGTGAATGTTTCTACGTGTGGAAGTCCATTaattcagtaaaacacaaatataagcTATAAACCATGTCTTGACCACAATACATATGGGTCATTTTTGGTGCTAATGACTGAAATGTAACCCTCACACTACCACATCTTTGTTTGCACGTGTTTAATTGGTGCATGTAGGTCTGATTTTCCCCTCTTCTCTCAGGAACCCCGATTGCAGTGTCCTACAGAATATGAAGGATGTTATGGAGATAGAATTTCCGTCGCCTGCCACCCACGAAAAATCTGTACGTTGCATATTTTCATGTCACACATCGCCACTTATAATTAGTTGCACAGTGCAATCACATTTGAGGTTtgcaagaatttttttttatcatcgGTAGAGGTGGATACAGATTTCCTTTAATTGGGTTGTTTACAGATAAGATCATTACAATAACAAAGGTGGCAGAATCCTCAGCACTATCAAGAGCTGTTTAATCATAGATCCAcaatttatctttttttctgtgtgtgtgtgtgcgcatgtgtgacGGCTGGCGGGTTGAAAGGGCGCTGTGTTTATTTGCAGTCTGCACCACTGATTAATGCTTGGCCGTCATTAACATTCTGAAGAGCGAAAAGTTTACTTGAccagatgtttaaattttacCTGCCATCCTTTTAATGGATTGCTTGGAAAAAAAAGCCTCTAATTATCTGAAAAGCAATATGCAAACAGAGAGTGGAGTGGAGGGGAGTAGAGAAGAGGAGAGCAGAAAAAGGGGTATGGGGGAAGATGTATGAAGGCTCTCCAGTCTCAGTTTGGCATCTTGctaaggaggaggaggattcTGTGAAGTGGAGGTCAAGTACACACAGGGTTGATAAGCCCACCTGAGTCTTCTCACCCTGTGGAAACAAATATGAACCCTCATGCATTACAGCCCCTCAACGATCAGGAAAAGAGGGATGAGAGACTAGGCAAAAGTGCGATAAGTAGATGCAGATTTCAGATGTaagctcccccccccccttttttttgaAAACAGTTTTATGAAGGTTCAGTTAACTCAAAATCTGAGGAGGGGAAAAATGAGATTTTTTTGTTGAGTGTAGCTGTGGGTTTACAAAATGATTTGTCTGGATGTTTATCAGAGCTTCAGTATGGAGTGTGGCATCTGCTATGCTTATCGACTGGAATCGGCCATCCCAGATCAGGTCTGCAATGACCCACGCTGTGGGCAGCCATTTCATCAGGCCTGTCTTTATGAGGTGACTATACTGTGATTCTCTATtaatgaaatgtaatttaaaaaaagaaaatgttatttataaattttaatACAAAATCCTCTACTTGCCCGTTACTAATGAATACATGCAAGATTGCCACTAGGTTAATCTGGGTGTGTCTATCATGAAGTACTGAGCTCACTTTATCATACCACAGTGGCTGAGAGGTTTGCCAACCAGTCGGCAGAGCTTTAATGTCGTTTTTGGAGAATGTCCCTACTGCAGCAAGGTAATGGGCCCTCTCATTACATCCTTATCATTCAGAAGCCAGTTTTGGAGAAAAGTATGCATTGCAAagaagtgtttgtttgtttatttatttgtttgtttgaaatgCTTACATTTTGTTGTGAATGTTTGTTTCAGCCTATCAAAGTGAAAATGGCAGTTCAAAATCCATGACATACGCCACGGAGCGTTGGCTTCAGTGCAAAGGCTTTCCTTTTAAAACAAGAATCACAAGAAATTAATTTCTTGATCCTGGTACATCAGTGCTGAACACCATGTTTAAAAGACAGCTACAAGAACTAGCATGAGAAGGAGCACTAGAATGACGATGCCTGTGTACATTTTAAGACTCCAGTGTGTGTGACATGGGTTTTTAAAGTTATTCCTGTGCGGCTCATCCCTGTATTCATTGGCACATCCACTCCACTGATGTCCTTTCCAGTTGACTTCCTCCCAGTAGTTATGGTTCTGATTCTGGTTTTGCATCTCCCAGTAGTCTTCCTGGTCACTGACATCAGGGCTATTCCTGGGATAAAGCTCTTGGGTGCCCTGGTGTCCTCTTCTGCGCTGCCAAGCTTTATCTGCTCTCATGACATGTGTCTTTACAACGAGATAAATGTTATTGGGTGTAAAGAACATGTTGTATTCACCATGACAgtaagtgttttgtgtttatatattattgttttttttgtttaatctgatttaatgaatgtaaaaaaattgtcacatatattttacaaattaaaactCATTTGCTTATTGGATGTATGATTTTTGTGGTTTTAGTGAATGGGATGcattactttgtgtttttgtcttcGCTTTGGGCTTTGTTGTACATTTGAGGGAGCTTTTGGTAGCCAAGGGTCATCTCCATCACCACCGCTTGATGAGGCAGGTTCTTTGGTGGATGATGGAGCTTTCCATGGCTCCTATGTTAAAATTAAAGTTGTTGAAGAAAGTGTAAAACACATTACTTTTAATGAACCAATAAAAGAAACACTAGGCAGTATTGTAACCTTAAATGTACAGCGTTAAAATCACTGTAATGATACATTGACTTTAAATTAGGAGATTAGATCCTCCGTTggtgctactctgggctcagcacagcaCTTTGTAACATGTGGAAATTTTCTcggcaactgtagggggagcccaggagcaaaaatgccaaatattgtgtagtgttcctttaaagagacATCTAAAATGTAGCCATTACCTGGTCTATGGTCTTTGATTCTCCTGGGCTTCTATAGCGGACTTTGGCCGGTATGGACATTACTTTAGACCTGTTTGCATCTTCATCCACGGTCACTGACTTTGGTCTTCTCACTCTCGGTGAACTTGGGTTCTTTTAGGGAAAACGATAAGAAAAGTCAAGATTTTAGAATATTCCTGGTGAAGAGATGCAACTTCAGAAAAATTGGTGTTAACTGCAACCCTGATAACTCTGCATGAGCCCTTGCTCTTGTGAGTAAGCTCTCTCTCCTCGGTGCTCTCACCCTGACCTGGATCCTGATAGTAGAGGACCTCTCCTGATTAATGATACTCAGTCCTCTCCCTGAGGTGGCAACACTCCAAACTAAATTTGGCCACAGATCACTACTGAGGTCAGGTGTAGGCAAAATAAACTCCATGAGCGTTGGAGTGGCGTTAGGAGCTGCATACTTCTCTTGAACTGATGCTGTTACAGGAGAGCGGAGACACAAGGGTGACATTGAtggtgttgttttaaattttattcaAAGGAACTGGAGCTTGACCCTCCAGAAGCAGATGAACAGAAACCACTGAGAAAATATTACTACAAAGAAAAGGAGGGATTGAAATCTTAATGCCCATAGTGTTGACACTGATGTTTTCCATCTGTGCAGGAGGTTTGGCTAAGGTCAGAGAGACAGAACGTCATTCACTGGCTCACACATTCCTCTGCAATGATTCTCAGTGTACTGTATGTGAACAATGGAGCACATTTAAGCATTCACCTGAAATCTGTCCACTGCaataatttttttcccccaaaggAGAAACATGTAGGCATCAGGACTGAATCCTCCATTCACTGCGGATGCCTAGTGTCCCAGTCTCTTGAACAGCATCTGTCTGCCACATGCCCTCCTTCTAAAAGCCCATCATACttagcagtgttttaaaaacatgttcagGATGCATGGGAATTTGACCTACGATTATTTGTACCATGCATATTTCATATTCACAGCACTTGATAATACAGTGTCCATCCAAAGATCAAGTGACAGCGTGTGCTGTAAGTGGCTATGATATCAGAATGTGCTGCTTGTAATTTCCATCCTAAATGTTGTCTATTCACTAATCCTTCTCAAACTTCAACGCTGAGGCCTATCTTTTTCAACCACGGATCAAACTGCTGGACAGTTCTACATGGAAATGAGAGGCAAAGAAAAAAATCCACTGTAATTCTAACTGGTGATCTCTTGGCCTCCATAAAATGTGTGTATTCAATAGCTTCAAATTGGTCTGCTTGTGCTTTCATAGAGTTCAGTGGTTCAAGTTAGCTGTGATCGGTGCTAAAGTGATTCATACAGAATGAAGGCCTCCACTCCAGACCTCTTGACAGGCAATGAGCCCTTCGGCAGGGTCAGCAGAGGTTAACCTATGACACAGGGTCAAGATTCACCGCCTCATTTACCCATACAGAGCAAAAAAGCACCATTCTCCCTTCTTCTTCCCATAACTCTGTATTTGAGTTGGATAAGCTAACGATTTGTATAAGATATGTTTTGTGCATTCCAATTTACATTGTACATAGTATTTCCACAGATATATATCTCCAACATATATATGACTGCAGTAAATAAAAGGGCTTTAATTAAACAGCCCTCTCATGCTCTTGATAACTGCTGTGAGCTGGAGCTCCAAGTTGGAGGCTTTAGACAGCTCTGAGATTATCACCACTCTGTAAATCTCTACTTCATTCTACCTCCATGGCAGCCAGCAGGACGGTGCTGCCTGTGTTGGTTTCTGCGCTGCTCTGTACAGGAGTGGGAGTTAGCATGCATGGGAAGAGGTCAGTGGAGGTTTCTCAAACCTGAGCATCTCTTGCCTTCTCCCAGACAGATAAATCTGCCGCAGCCCACAGACTGTTCTACACGCTCCAGCCCTTGCTCATATGGTCCCTATTAAAGCAGGAACACTTGCAGTCCAAAGcatttcacactcaccctgttcaTGGCTGGCCTGgctgtctccactgctctcgGCCTGGAGAGGTCCAGGGGGGCCAAAGGCCCATCCTTTAACAGGACCTTTCTCAGGGCCTGGTAGTCTGGCTTCTCTTTGTATTCCAGGTCTCTCACACAGAGTAGGAACCTGGCTACCTCAGctggataaaaaaaatcaaagaggAAAAACAGACTCGAAAGGATGTTACAAATTTAACTTCAGCTCTGGATCGTTCAGTTACTCAGATAAATTTAAACCCAAAATTCAGAACTGGTCATTGGCATCACTACTTGGGGACAGTCTTGGTTTGGAGCTTGTCTGGCAAAACTTTAAATCCAGCCTGTGAAACTGTGCCAATATTATTGTGGGGATTGTTGTCTGTTTGTAAATATCACATTCAATTTACATAACTGAAGTGTTATTTGCATTTGATACAATGTGGTCTAAGTGGAAAGGAGTATGCAGAAGACATTCCTGTATTTCCGAACAACCCAAAGCTGGAGTAAAGTGTCAACAGCGCATCAGTGGACTACATTTTCTTTGAAAGGGAGCAACAAAAACAAGCATCATACCAACACAGAGACCCTGACAAGAACATAACAGTGAATGAGCCTCACTATTCAAACATGCGCCTCTAATATGGCTACTTCCCATTCTTCACTGTAATAAATAAGCTGCCTGCAGCACTAGGCCAGTATGCAGCATCTTTGTGACAGTCTAACCGAATGTATATCACATGCACGGCATTGATGCATGTTGGAAGCCTTATCTCTCTGGTCCAGCTGCAGCCAGCCTCTCAAGGTTGGGGGGAATAGGACCTCATCATAATCATAGATCACAAAGCCTCTTTTCAGGAGACATGCGTGCCCTCTCGCTCTGCGCGAGGGGTAAAGATAATGCAGGGATGCTATGGTCTGCTGATGGAGGAGAGGCAGGGTGGCTCAGTCTCTCAGCCACCCCTTGTTGATCATAGTAAATGGGCAACACAttcgcacacacattcactctctcacttacCTGTGCTCAAGCCAGGTGTAGACATTTGGCTGACAGAGTCTGGCAGGTCAGCAATTAGCCTAAGGTTAGAAGAAGGAGGTGTTATCCAGTAATTTAGTCTATAAAAGTTTTGGGGCTTTTTTTCCACTATGAAAAATCACACTGGACCCTGTTGTtcactgtttctttttctaACTTCTACCTCGTGCCTGGTCTGAGACTGAACTGCTCTGTCACCAGGACTTCTCGTACGTGACAAGTTTATAGTTAGAGTGAAAATTAAACCCTATatctttttgttcttttttctcaAATATAATACATCTTTCAAAAGTAAAGTCTCAATAGGGACAGCCATTTTCCAGGCAATAAAGTCCTCCATATCTCTTGCCAACTACACCTTTGAAACTTCAGTGGAGCAGTTCAGGGAATACTTTAGACTGAATAACCACAGACAGCTGTGAGCCTCTGATCAGCAGCCATTACACACAGTGGCGTGCTGTTTCTGGGTCTATAGTGAGCTTGAAAGGGGGGAAGGGTTGCGTACTTGGCCTTGGCCTCCTGGACCTGCGCTGGATTCCTGAGTACTGAGAGCCAGGGCAGAGTTCCGCATTGCCAATGGAGCAGGCAGTAGCCCAGCACTTCCAGGTCCCCTCGTCTGGATGGGGCTGCAGGGGGGAAGAAGAGTGGGGAGGAGCGAGGAGGGAGAGGGTAAGGAGATAAATAAAGAGGGGAGGGGAGGAGTCGGTGGGATAAGGCGAAAACGAGAGAGATGAATACCAGGCAGGAGAGAGTTTTAAAAGAATCTCTTGATTAAATGACCTGTCCATTGGCCACTGAAATATGCCCTtatgaaaaagacagagaggggaAAACTGATGGAGaggagtgttttgttttttcagctgGTGCTCTGGCCTGTCTCAGACAAACAAGGCCCTTCTGAGAGAGGGGGTCAGTTTCCTCCCCCTTGCCCACTTaccccacacacacctctaaCGCCtcttccccccacccccccacaacAATCCCACTCTCCAACTTGTCTGGCCTGGCGGCTCGTCCCAGGAACCTGATACTCACGGCCTCTGACATGATCCAGACAGCCCATGGCCCGGACCGACACTTTCTCCGCCAGAGAGCCAGGcagtaaaacaaagaaataaatgtcTGAGGCCAAATTGTTCCCACATGTTACTGGATTCCGTGGGGTCCGTGCTGGCCTTAAGAGGAGACCCGGAGATCAGTgcatataagtgtgtgtgtgcacgcacaaCATCCTACACCCTAACCTCAGCTGCAGCATATTACACAACTGCCATCTAGTGTAAACATACTTCTTCACAAAAGAATTTTACCAGGCGTTTCTTTCCCATTTCCAGTCCCCAAAGCAAGGATGTGGGGAAGATGGTGTCTCTTTACGTCTGGGCATCTtcttatttaattattcataatCATGAACTGCTTTGAGCCTGACCCTGCTTGCTGTATTTATGCAATTCCTCTCATTTTTGAGAAGACAATAGATAACGAGCGGAAGAAAAGTAGCGCCTACTTTTAAACCAGATGCAAAAATCATCAAatggccaaaaaaaataaaaaatcaatgaATAGATCACGCATTTCCACAGCTTTAGTAGTAACATTAGCACTGTAACCTTCGACGCACTGACCTCcactaaaatatttatataccaCAGGTTAACCTGTATGATTTGTACAGGAAAAACCCAATATTTTATCTTAACCACTATTTCTTTATTATGAATTCTATTGTTCGTGAATTTGGCTGGAGACGGTAGCATTATGATCTAACATTTGTAAACGATTGTTCTTTACGCTCACTGCTACACTCTTGGCCAAATATGTAAGTTAACATCACATTAAGCAGGACTGTTCATGAAAAAACTCCAGCTTGATTTCATCAATAAGGGTAAATTAAAGCACATCGCCTGTTCGTGCCTGGAGAGTTTATCAACTCAATACTGTAACTGCAGTCCATCTCCTGAGAAATTACCTATTGACTGCATTCATCAAAGGGGAAAATCTCAGCCTAAATCCATGGCTGCCATTGATCTGGCCATGCCCATTAGACGCTCCTGCCCGTTAGCCAATCTCGCAGCCAGGCCCAACAGGCCACGCATTTATAGTTTTCTCCCGTGTAACACTGTAATTTAACAAATACAAAATTAGTTTTACCTCAAAAGTCTTGATACAAAGCAGTGACCTTGgacaaaaaacattattagtAAGAAATACACTGGGTCTTCCTTTCTGAACCATGTGGGCCTCGAAACGGAGATATTGGCCTTAAGTGCATAAAATACAGCACTTAGGCTATTAGCACTTCATATGCCTCCGTGAAAGGGGAAAAGGGGCTGGCTGGGCAGGTCTGACACTGATTCGGTTTTAAAATGAGGATCCACAAGAACGACACATTCCAGGCCAGACACAACACCTTCCATCAATGCGAGACTGTTGTTCATAATTATGGCCCATTGTTATTCAAATTACCTAAAGTGCTGTGTCAAACTCTTGAACCTCTCCTTCTGAATTTCAGCCATTTCTCTTCAACCCTACAGGTGATAATTAGGCCTTTAGCACAGAGTTCAGCGGGAAGCAGAGTGCCTGTCTCCACGCTCCTCACCATGGTAACACATCAACATCTACATGGGGTGCCAGGGGCCACAAGGAAAGGAACACTCCACAATCTGCATTCATCTACGGGGGCGACTCGATGCTAACGACCTACACAACAGCTGTCAGCTTCCACAGCCCAGACAGAGTAGACGTCCACTAGTGTGGCACCGGGTCTACCTGCAGATAGCCACGACACTGGCAAAACAAGGTTTGTCACTTCTGCATGATTCTGAGATGAGGTTAGCCAGTGAACTTGTGTCAGTGCGTAGGCAATATTCTCTCGATCTCATTACTTAATACATGCTCTTATGTTATCATGACCCAAGACTATAACACAGTGCTTTATGCAGTATGATTTATGCACAGTGGCTGCCTATACGTCTAAGGAGCAGGGAGATGGAATGAGGACCATATGTAAAGCCCGGCTCATGAGCGAGTTAACAAACTGCAGTAAGAACATGAGGACAGAATTTAATCTGAACCCCAGCGTGATTTATTTGAATACTTATCAGACGTCATGTATTCTGAGTCAAGACTATAATTATATGGGATCAAAAACATGCCGTTTCTGAACAAGAATAACCTGTACTAATGTTCCAACCAATGCTATGACAATGTATAAATCATATTAATAAACCATATTTAACATCATTCAGGAAGTCTGGCATGTGTCTATAGAGCCATTTGAAGAGTCATTCATTTTGATTTATACACAAAAATTGGGTATTACAATACTTCCACCCCCTAAACATCGTAGCTGATAGTTACTTATTGCTGACTAAACATCTTTTCTTGCAGCTCATACCTGGGAAAAATGACAACAACCAAAACATAGCTATTAGCAAGCTGCACCCTGACATAGATTTGCTATTGAACCTGTTCAATGCCTGCACTATTTTGCAGATGAAGATATTGGCTTTGAGTCCCAGTCTAACAAAACATCAAAGCTTTAATTAATGGTTAATGCATACAAGATGCAGGTTATGACTTCAACTATTTAGGGAATTGTTGAATTAAGTCTGGCCAGGTAGACATGGACAAAGCGATCAATATCCAATAAAAAGACTGTATGCAATTTACAAGTTAATGTGTTTCCAATATCTTGACCTAGAGTTAAGAGCATGATATGCTGGGTGGAATCTATATACACTGGCCTTGCTATAGGGAGAGCtgcacacatcacacactcatccaagtACTACCACAGGAGAAAAAGAACACAGACCTTAGTCTTCTTTTAAAGGACATCCTCTTAAGGAAAGCAGAGTCAATTGAGGCAGTTAAAGACATTTTCAGATAATTGTGAGTAATTCACATTCAGCCCTTTCGCAGCAGCCCCAGCATGAACGAACGAAAGCATAAATTCAGCTTTACCTACGCCTTTGTGTGCGTCCATGCTTGTATATTCAATAGTGCCATTGTGTCCTTTCTTTGGATTCTCTTTGTACTCTTTATGTTCTCCGTTAGGACAGTATCTGTATGACAGACCATAGTCAGCCAAGTATACCTGCAGGAGATAAAGTAATGACAGGTCATCTCTCAAGCCAGGTTCTTCTCAAGCTTATCTTCTAAACAGGAGGTTACATAATGACATTTAGAACAACCTGGAAATAAGCAAGTCACTGAGATTTCTGACCcaaaacccccccccccaaagatatcatatcacaaaaaaaaattaacaacagGTTGGAGGCTTGAGCATTCTTTTAGATCATAGGTCAAAAAAGCATGGAAATCACAACTATGTGCTGAAATGAACAGTGAATTAATGTAGtttcaattttattaaatttttgtTGATTTCAGAACAAGCTAACAAACAAGAATGGACCAACCTTCCCTGGGTCTCCGTGGCCCAGTAAGAGATTGGCAGCCTTAATGTCAGCATGGACATACTCGTTTTCATGAATATATTCCAGCACGTCCAGCTGTTGAGGGCAAAGTGACAGAGGCTAAGGTTAACAGATGAATAATTTAACCAGCTCATAATGACCCACCATAATGACTGCTGACAGAAGGCAGGTATGCTAACAGTGTTTAGGATGGACTCAAGGGCTATTTAATAGGTCATCTTCAAGATTATTTCATATTATAATGAAAATGTTAATAGTATCAAGCTCAAAttgcctgaagatgaagaaataatgtacttttaaagagAAAAATTGTACGTGGGTCCTAAGATCATGCTGCTTTTTTGGTAAAGTTTCCAAATGGTAGTTTCCTGGTAGTGTGAAGAGAAATGAGGAAACGACAACTAACCCTGCTATAAGAAATTTACAGTAGGATACAGCTACTGCTAGAATTAATAAAGAAACCACCACTGTTAACTATAGtagctaaatataaataataatgccAATTACAAACTAAGCTCCGAAATTGCATGTAACATTGCTATTCTTTTGCATCCAGCCCTGTTGAACCCTGGTACTGAAGATGACTCACCATGAGGCAACCCAGCTGCAACACAGTCTGTTTCCTCAGCTGTCCACCattttcaacaatcaccttttGCAGGTCAGTACCCAGACGGTCCATTACCATGAACCTGTACCTGCACAGCAAAAGTTTACAGTCATTTGCAATTATAAGTAGTTACAGGGACAACCGACAACCATCAGTAAAACCCAAACATACAGAACAATACCTTATTCCATTATATTCCAAGAGTCCTGAGCCCCAGTAGGTAGGGATACCTAAGAAATcaatccttctctctctcttccatttATTGACTAAAATGTACAGAAACAATGCATAAGTATCAACAGATTTGAAATGAAATCACTTTCATTATTTCATATAATTCCGTTTCATTAACACCACCTAATA from Hoplias malabaricus isolate fHopMal1 chromosome 8, fHopMal1.hap1, whole genome shotgun sequence includes:
- the vrk2 gene encoding serine/threonine-protein kinase VRK2, translated to MAPRKKTLPCPLPEDYILTDTEKKKWRLGKIIGKGGFGVIYLATNCVDIPVQEDTDYVIKVEFHENGPLFSELKFYQRAAKSDIINKWKRERRIDFLGIPTYWGSGLLEYNGIRYRFMVMDRLGTDLQKVIVENGGQLRKQTVLQLGCLMLDVLEYIHENEYVHADIKAANLLLGHGDPGKVYLADYGLSYRYCPNGEHKEYKENPKKGHNGTIEYTSMDAHKGVAPSRRGDLEVLGYCLLHWQCGTLPWLSVLRNPAQVQEAKAKLIADLPDSVSQMSTPGLSTAEVARFLLCVRDLEYKEKPDYQALRKVLLKDGPLAPLDLSRPRAVETARPAMNRNPSSPRVRRPKSVTVDEDANRSKVMSIPAKVRYRSPGESKTIDQEPWKAPSSTKEPASSSGGDGDDPWLPKAPSNVQQSPKRRQKHKTHVMRADKAWQRRRGHQGTQELYPRNSPDVSDQEDYWEMQNQNQNHNYWEEVNWKGHQWSGCANEYRDEPHRNNFKNPCHTHWSLKMYTGIVILVLLLMLVLVAVF